One genomic window of Cricetulus griseus strain 17A/GY chromosome 3, alternate assembly CriGri-PICRH-1.0, whole genome shotgun sequence includes the following:
- the LOC100774431 gene encoding vomeronasal type-1 receptor 4-like, translated as MVLKFIKEIIFLLMTMVGTLGNISVSMNYMFSWWAGPEKKPIHLILIHLAFTNIIILLAKGFPNTVAAFGLRNFLDDIGCKTLIYLERVARGLSICTSSLLTVVQAIIISPRASGWRRFRPKSAWHILPFFSFFWMLNALISMNLIHSITSINLNISKLKNGYNYCHFMLESQKTKWIVLPLMVLRDAVFQGAMGGASGYMVLLLHKHHQHVLYLQNSKLLYRTPPELRAAQSVLLLMLCFVFFYWTDCAFSLFLSLSLGNNSEMIVIREFLVLGYAIFSPLVLIHRDGLLAECSQSQWKKLRNYLTYLFNKHR; from the coding sequence atggtttTGAAGTTTATTAAGGAAATAATTTTCCTCTTGATGACTATGGTTGGTACTCTGGGGaatatttctgtttctatgaactATATGTTCAGTTGGTGGGCAGGCCCCGAGAAGAAACCCATACACCTTATTCTCATCCACCTGGCTTTTACAAACATCATAATCCTTCTTGCAAAAGGATTTCCAAACACAGTAGCAGCATTTGGATTGAGAAACTTCTTAGATGACATAGGTTGTAAGACCCTTATTTACCTAGAGAGGGTGGCCCGTGGCCTTTCCATCTGTACCAGCAGTCTCCTCACTGTGGTCCAGGCCATCATCATCAGTCCCAGAGCATCTGGGTGGAGGAGATTCAGACCAAAGTCTGCATGGCACATCCTtccattcttttcattcttttggatGCTCAATGCTTTAATAAGTATGAACCTAATCCATTCCATCACAAGTATTAATTTGAATATATCGAAGCTTAAAAATGGCTACAACTATTGCCATTTTATGCTAGAAAGTCAGAAAACAAAGTGGATTGTTCTCCCTCTCATGGTCCTGAGAGATGCTGTGTTTCAGGGTGCCATGGGAGGGGCCAGTGGCTACATGGTACTTCTTCTCCACAAGCACCACCAGCATGTCCTCTACCTTCAGAACTCCAAGCTTCTCTACAGAACTCCCCCTGAGCTGAGAGCTGCTCAGAGTGTCCTCCTGCTgatgctctgttttgttttcttctattggaCTGACTGTGCTTTCTCTCTATTTTTAAGTCTCTCTTTAGGGAACAATTCTGAGATGATAGTTATTAGAGAATTTCTTGTTCTTGGTTATGCAATCTTCAGCCCTCTTGTGCTGATTCACAGGGATGGACTTCTGGCTGAGTGTTCACAAAGTCAGTGGAAGAAATTGAGAAACTATCTCACTTATCTGTTTAATAAGCACAGATGA
- the LOC100772400 gene encoding putative vomeronasal receptor-like protein 4, with the protein MKLNNIIHAIIVLSLAGPGIVGNSLIFVKHIYISTLGTEKRPMNLILIHLAFSNMIIICTTGIRDIATMFYFQNFLGDIGCKAVVYLARMARGLSICTTCFLSVVQAVTISPRTTIWTKLKPQNSLQVLPFLLLFWMANVLISSNLLCYIKGSGGLNTSIPGTFIGHCYMLQSRHVIKWLFLSLMALRDVIFQSLMGWSSGSMVFHLYKHHKRVLYLHSSRCENNSPPEIRATWSVLILMACFLFFYWVDFILSFYTGFTATHDSISLNIKTFLELGYAGFSPYVLINRDARVPNILHAH; encoded by the coding sequence ATGAAGTTGAATAACATTATCCATGCAATAATTGTCCTTTCTCTTGCTGGACCTGGAATTGTGGGAAATAGCCTAATATTTGTGAAACACATATACATCTCTACCTTGGGGACTGAGAAAAGGCCCATGAACCTTATCCTCATCCACTTGGCATTTTCTAATATGATCATTATTTGTACCACAGGGATCAGAGACATAGCCACAATGTTTTATTTCCAAAACTTCCTAGGAGATATTGGCTGTAAAGCTGTGGTTTATCTGGCAAGGATGGCTCGGGGCCTTTCCATCTGCACCACCTGTTTCCTCAGTGTGGTCCAGGCTGTCACCATCAGTCCCAGGACCACCATTTGGACAAAGCTAAAACCACAGAACTCATTGCaagttcttccctttctcctcctcttttggaTGGCTAATGTTCTCATAAGCTCCAACTTGCTCTGCTACATCAAAGGAAGTGGTGGCTTGAACACTTCTATACCTGGAACATTCATTGGCCATTGCTATATGCTGCAATCAAGACATGTAATCAAGTGGCTATTCCTGTCTCTCATGGCTCTTCGTGATGTCATCTTTCAGAGTCTGATGGGCTGGAGCAGCGGGTCCATGGTGTTCCATCTTTATAAGCATCACAAGCGGGTCCTCTACCTTCACAGCTCCAGGTGTGAAAACAATTCCCCTCCAGAAATCAGAGCCACCTGGAGTGTTCTCATTCTAATggcctgcttccttttcttttattgggtcgatttcattctctccttctacactGGTTTCACAGCAACACATGATTCTATTTCACTAAATATTAAGACATTTTTAGAGCTTGGTTATGCTGGGTTTAGCCCCTATGTTCTGATCAACAGAGATGCCCGTGTTCCTAATATCTTGCATGCTCACTGA